GCCCATGATGGCTGCCGGAGCAAAGTGCGCCGACTCCAGGAAGATGTTGTGCGTGGCGTCGGTGACACGCGAGTCGTAGCCGCCCATCACACCTGCGACCGCAAGCGCCTTGCTCTCGTCGGCGATCAGCAAAAATTGATTGTCTCTGCCAACACCAATCAGTGCGTGCTTGTCATATTCATCGCCATAGCTATCGCCGCTGTTCTGCAAGAAGCTCGTGTCGAACTTGACCGTCGTGACGTCAAGCAGTTTCAACGTTTCTCCGGCGCGCGCATGACGCACCACGATGTCGCCCTCCAGCGTGTCGTTGTCGAACGCATGCAGCGGCTGACCCAGTTCCAGCATGACGTAGTTGGTGACATCTACCACAGCGCTGATCGAACGCAAACCAGCGCGACGTAGGCGTTCGGCTAACCACAAAGGCGTACGTGCAGCGGGATCGATACCTTCGATAACGCGGCCGAGGTAACGTGGTGCATCGACGCCCGCTTCGAGGCGTATGCCACGGCGCGCACTGCCGGTGACTGCGACATCGGCTTGCGCAGGTACTTTCACGTGACTACCAAACAACGCGCCTACATCGTGTGCAAGGCCGACCAACCCGAGGCAGTCTGGGCGATTCGGCGTGAGCTTCAGTTCGATGCTTGCATCGGGCAAACCCAGAAAATCGGCCAGCGGTTTGCCGACCGGCGCATCGGAGGGCAGCTCCAACAAGCCGGACGCATCGTTGTCGATGCCCAGCTCCTTGGCCGAACACAGCATGCCAAACGAGTCGACGCCGCGCAGCTTGGCTGCCTTGATGGCGATACCACCAGGCAAATTCGCACCGACCGTGGCCAACGGAACCTTGATGCCGACGCGTGCGTTCGGTGCACCGCAAACGATCTGCAGCGGCTCGCCGGCGCCAGCGTTGACCTCGCATACCTGCAGGCGGTCAGCTTCCGGATGCTTTTCGGCGCCGATAATTTCGGCCACCACCACACCGTCCAAGCCTTCACCCAGCGACGTGAGCTCTTCCACTTCCAGCCCGGCCATGGTCAGCGCATGTGCAAGCGAAGCACGGTCCGCCTCGATCTCGACCAGCTCGCGCAACCAGTTTTCGGAGAATTTCATGGCTGCACCTGCGGGACTCGGGACTTGGGACTCGGGACTCGGGCGAAGAGCTCCCACCTGGAATGTTTCATGCTCGTGGCTCCAAATAGCTTCAAGGAACCCATCGCTCCGAACTGGCCACGCGGCGGCGCACTTGGCGCTCTACCGGGTCCCAAGTCCCGAGTCCCGAGTCCCGCCAACACATCAAGCAAACTGCTTCAAAAAGCGCAAATCGTTCTCGAAGAACGCACGCAGGTCGGAGACGCCGTAGCGCAGCATGGCGAAACGCTCTACACCCAGGCCGAAGGCAAAGCCGGTGTAACGCTCCGGATCGATGCCGCAATGCTTCAGCACGTTCGGATGCACCATGCCGCAGCCAAGCACTTCCAACCAACGCGTACTGCCGTCTTCGCCGCCTTTATCAGGATCGGTCCAACAGATGTCCACTTCGGCACTAGGTTCTGTGAAGGGGAAGTAGCTGGGGCGGAAACGCATCTCGAAATCGCGCTCGAAGAACGCACGAATGAATTCGGCCAGCGTGCCTTTCAGGTCGGCGAAGCTGGAGGTTTCGTCCACCAGCAGACCTTCGATCTGATGGAACATCGGTGAGTGCGTCTGATCCGAATCGCTGCGGTATACCTTGCCGGGCGCGATGACGCGGATTGGCGGCTGGCGCCCTTTCATCGAACGGATCTGCACCGGCGAGGTATGCGTGCGCAGCAAGCGCCCATCGCCGAAGTAGAACGTGTCATGCATGGCGCGCGCCGGATGGTGCGGCGGAAAATTCAGCGCTTCGAAGTTATGCCAGTCGTCTTCGATTTCCGGACCGTCGGCACGCTGGTAGCCGAGGCGCGCAAAGATCGCGGCAATGCGCTCAAGTGCGCGAGTGATGGGATGAATGCCGCCACGTTCGCCGTCGCGGCCCGGCATGCTGATGTCGAGTTTTTCGGAAGCAATGCGATGATCGATCTCCGCCTGTTCCAACGTTTGCTTGCGCGCAGAGAGTGCGTCGTTGAGGCGCTCTTTCAGGCAATTCACTTCAGCGCCGCGTGTCTTGCGTTCTTCCGGCGAGAGCGTGCCGAGTGCTTTCAGCGCAGCAGTAACGATGCCGCTTTTGCCGAGCAAGCTCACGCGCAACGCGTCGAGCGCGTCGAGCGTGTCGGTTTTGTCGATGTCGGCCAGCGCCTGGGTAGCGCGGGTGTCGAGGTCTTCCATTGTTTTTCCCCGGGAATCGGAAATCGTCAATCGTCAATCGTCAATCGTCAATCGTCAATCGGACGAGCAAAAGCTGGTGCGCTTTTACGATTCACGATTCACGATTCACGATTCACGATTCACGATTCACGATTCACGATTCACGATTCACGATTCACGATTCACGCCAAAAACAAAAACAAAAACGGGGAGAAGGCTTAAGGCCTTCTCCCCGCTTGATTCACATCATTTCGTCAGTGCTTGACGATCAAGCGGCCAGACTGGCCTTCGCTTTTTCCGCGATGGCCCCAAACGCCTTGATGTCATGCACGGCGATGTCGGCCAGCACCTTGCGATCAACGGTGATACCGGCCTTGGCCAGACCGTTGATCAGGCGGCTGTAGGACAAGCCGAACTGGCGAGCAGCCGCATTGATACGCACGATCCACAGGGCGCGGAACTGGCGCTTCTTCTGCTTGCGGCCGATGTAGGCGTACTGACCGGCCTTGATGACGGCCTGGTTGGCAACACGGAAGACCTTGCGACGGGCGTTGTAGTAGCCCTTCGCGCGACCGATGATTTTCTTGTGACGACGACGGGCGGTAACGCCACGCTTTACACGAGCCATGGTTTAGTCCTCCGCCTTAGAGATACGGCAACATGCGTGCTACACCCTTGGTGTCGCAAGCCTTGACGTGATTGGTGGCGCGCAGATTGCGCTTACGCTTGGTCGACTTCTTGGTCAGGATGTGCGACTTGAAGGCGTGACCGGCCTTGAACTTACCGGACGCGGTCTTGCGAAAACGCTTCGCCGCCGCGCGGTTGGTCTTGATCTTGGGCATGGAATGCTCCTTGATGGGGCTTGGCCCCTGGTTTCTAACTGATCTGGCGGCAGCTTCGAGGGCTGCGCTTTCCGTCCTGCCAGGATCGGTTCACGACCCTTCCTTGCGGATCGAACCAACGATCTTACGCGTAAATCCTCGACGTGACTAGCCCAAACCTTGACCAGCCCACGATTGCTTAACGTTCCGGCGGCGACGCCCCAGACCCTGCGGCCGGATGGGGCATGCGACTGGGCGGCAACTCATCTGACGAAGCAGCGCCCTTGCCATTCGGTTCGATCACGATCGTTTTGCGAACTTCTGCCACGATGTCACCTGCGCCGTTCTTCAGGTCAAGCCAGATGGGGACGGTGACGCGGCTAGTCAATCGACGAACCTGGCGCAGCAAAAGGCCCGATACGCGGTAACGTATCGGGCCCGATGAGTGTTTCGGGACCTTACTTCTTCTTCGGCCCAATCATCATCACCATCTGCCGCCCTTCCAGGCGCGGAAAGGATTCGATGATGCCGTTCTCGCCCACGTCATTCTGGATGCGCTTGGCGAGATCCTGACCAAGGTCCTGGTGGGACATTTCGCGGCCGCGGAAGCGGATGGTGACCTTAACCTTGTCCCCTTCCTCAAGGAAGCGAAGCATGTTACGCAGCTTGATCTGGTAGTCGCCCACGTCCGTCACCGGACGGAACTTCACTTCCTTGATTTCGACCTGCTTTTGCTTCTTTTTGGCGGCCTGGGCCTTCTTCTGGGCTTCGAACTTGAACTTACCGTAATCCATGATGCGGCAGACCGGCGGATCGCCATTCGGCTGGATCTCGACCAGGTCGAGCCCTACTTCCTCGGCGGCGCGCAGCGCCTCGTCACGAGTGAGGATGCCAAGTTGTTCGGAATCCGGGCCGATCACACGCACACGGGGTACGCGGATCTCATGGTTGCGGCGGTTGCCCTTAGTTTCTGTGGTGGCGATACCACTATCCTCCAGAAGATGTTTTCAATTTGGCCGGGCGGCGTCAGCGCCGCGTCTCGGTCTCCAGACGTTCGATGAAGCTGGCAAGCGACATGCTACCCAAATCTTCACCCGAACGGGTACGCACAGAAACAGCCCCCGATTCCTTTTCGCGATCACCGACCACAAGCAGGTAGGGCACTTTCTGGAGCGTATGTTCGCGGATTTTATAGCCGACCTTTTCATTGCGCAAATCGGCCTTCACGCGGAAGCCTTTGTCGACAAGGGCTTGTGCCACCTCGCGAACATAGTCGACCTGGGCATCCGTAATACTGAACACCTGCGCCTGCACCGGCGCGAGCCAGGCGGGCAGATGGCCGGCGTGATGTTCGATCAGGATGCCGATGAAACGTTCCATGGAGCCCACGATGGCCCGATGCAGCATCACCGGGTGGCGGCGCTGGCTGCGCTCGTCCACGTACTCGGCGCCGAGGCGCTCGGGCATCATGAAATCCACCTGCATCGTGCCGACTTGCCAGGCACGGCCGATGGAGTCCTTCATGTGGTACTCGATCTTCGGTCCGTAGAAGGCGCCCTCGCCCGGCAGTTCTTCCCATTGAACGCCGGCCGAGTGCAACGCGGCCCGCAAGGCATCCTCGGCGCGATCCCACACGTCATCACTGCCGATGCGCTTGTCGGGGCGCAGTGCAATCTTCAACGCAATGTCGTCGAAACCGAAATCGGCATACACCTTCATGGCCTGGCCGTGGAATGCTGTCACTTCCGATTCAATCTGCTCTTCCGTGCAGAAAATGTGACCGTCGTCCTGCGTGAAGGCGCGCACGCGCATGATGCCGTGCAGCGCGCCGGAAGGTTCGTTGCGATGGCAGCCGCCGAATTCGCCATAGCGGATCGGCAAATCGCGGTAGCTGTGCAGGTTGGTGTTGTAGATCTGCACGTGGCCCGGGCAGTTCATCGGTTTGAGCGCGTAGGTACGCTTTTCCGATTCCGTGAAAAACATATTTTCCTGGTAGTTGTCCCAGTGGCCGGACTTCTTCCACAGGCTTACGTCCATGATTTGCGGGCCGCGCACTTCCTGATAGCCGCTGCTGCGGTACACGCCGCGCACATATTGCTCCACCGCCTGCCAGATGGCCCAGCCATTCGGGTGCCAGAACACCATGCCGGGCGCTTCTTCCTGCTGGTGAAACAGGTCGAGCGCCTTGCCGATCTTGCGGTGATCACGCTTCTCGGCTTCTTCCAACTGATGCAGGTAGGCTTTCAGGTCCTTGTCGTTGAGCCAGGCCGTGCCGTAAATACGCGTGAGCATCGCGTTGTTGGAATCGCCGCGCCAATACGCGCCAGCCACCTTCATCAGCTTGAACGCACGCAACTTGCCCGTGTTCGGCACATGCGGACCACGGCACAGGTCTGTGAATTCACCTTGCGTGTAGAGCGACAGTTCTTCGTTGGCCGGAATGCTTTGGATGATCTCGGCCTTGTATTCCTCGCCCAGGTCACGGAAGAACGTCACCGCGTCATCACGCGACTTCACGCTGCGCGTGACCGGGAGCTGTTCCTTCACGATCTTTTCCATCTCCGCTTCGATCTTGATCAGATCATCGGGCGTGAACGGGCGCTCGTAGGCGAAGTCGTAATAAAAGCCGTTGTCGATCACCGGACCAATCGTCACCTGCGCACCGGGAAACAGGCGTTGCACGGCCTGCGCCAGCAAATGTGCCGTGGAGTGGCGAAGGATGTCCAGCGCTTCGGGGCTTTTCTCCGTAACGACTTCGAGGCTGGCGTCGTGCTTGATCGGGAAACTGGCGTCCACCAACGTGCCATCCACCTTGCCAGCAAGGGTGGCCTTGGCCAGACCGGCGCCAATGGAGGCGGCCACGTCCTGCACTGTGACGGGATGGTCGAACGGGCGCTTGCTGCCGTCAGGTAGCGTGATTTCAATCATGGGAATACACCTGCCAACGTCACTTCAATGAGACGTCGTTTTTTGGGGAGTCCGGCCACGGATGGCCGGTTTTGCCTATGCCCGCCTGGACGGCGGGCAAAAATAAAGAGCGCCACGCGCCCTTTATTTGTAATACAAGGCGTGGCGGGTTCAACGTTGGAAGCAGGTAGTTGCCATGTCGCACACTCGACCGGCGCCTGGGCGCGGGCCACCTTGTCTCCGTTGGATAATCTACAAACGCTAGTTCAGCGCATCGCAGGTGTCAATTCCGGGTAGCCCAACCGTTACAATGAACACCCCACGCACGTCATCCCGGCGCAGGCCGGAGACGCTTTACAACAGCGAAGCTGGTCACCCAGCGTCTTCCCGATGGCAAGACACCAGGCCCAGACTGTCCTGTAGCGGCGAGCAGCGACAACCACACTTTCGGAACATAGATAGATGCGTATTCTCGTCACCGGCTCGGCCGGCTTCGTCGGCGCCGCCTTTACGCAACGCCTGCTGGCCCGTGGCGATGAAGTACTCGGTATCGACAACCACAACGACTACTACGACCCTGCCCTGAAAGAAGCGAGGCTGGCGCTATTCGCTTCACACCCACGCTACACCCATCTACGTGCCGACCTGGCCAACGCAAAGGCGATCAGCCAGGCGTTCAGTGATTTCCAGCCACAACGCGTCGCTAGTCTCGCTGCCCAGGCTGGCGTGCGCTATTCGCTGAAAAACCCGCAGGCTTATGTGCAAAGCAACCTGGTGGGATTCGTGAACGTGCTGGAAGCGTGCCGCCACAACAAGGTGGAGCATCTCGTATATGCCTCATCCAGCTCCGTCTACGGCGCGAACCGCAAGATGCCGTTTGCCGTGGAAGACGCAGTCGATCATCCCGTCAGCCTCTACGCGGCCAGCAAGAAAGCCAATGAACTGATGGCGCACACCTACAGCCATCTTTACAACCTTCCTGCCACTGGCCTGCGCTTCTTTACCGTGTATGGACCATGGGGCCGCCCAGACATGTCGCCGATCCTGTTTGCCGACCGCATCGTGCGCGGCGAAGCGATCGACGTGTTCAACTACGGCAATCACAGCCGCGATTTCACCTATATCGACGATATTGTCGAAGGCGTGATCCGTACGTTGGATCACGTTGTACAGCCAGATCCCACGTACGATCCGCTGCAGCCGAATCCCGGCACCTCCAACGCCCCCTATCGCGTCTACAACATCGGCAACGACCAACCCGTACAACTCATGCGCTTCATCGAACTGCTGGAACAAAACCTGGGTCGCACGGTGGAAAAACGTCTGCTGCCGATGCAGCCTGGCGATGTACCCGATACCTGGGCCGATGTCTCAGCCTTGCGGCGCGATGTGGGGTATGCACCGAATACGTCGATTGAGGAAGGGGTGGCGAAGTTCGTGCAGTGGTATCGCGAGTATCACCAAATTGCGGCGTAGGTTACTCAAAACGGCTTGGCAACCGCCAGAAATATTACGCCAAGCAACAGCAACACCGGCAACTCATTGAGCAAGCGCAGCGTACGCGCCGAAGGCAAGGCGCCGCCTTTCGCGCTGCGCTTCATCATGCGGCCACTCCATATGTAATAGACCAGCAACACCGCGACCAGAGCCATCTTGGCGTGCAACCAGCCCAATTGCCTCCAATGCGGCAAGATCGTCGGGAACATATACGAACCGAGCCAAAGCGTGAGGCCGAACAGGAAGGCCACGCCGAACATCATGCCACCGAATCGGTATAAGCGCAGGCCCATCAACTCCAGTCGCGCCTTCACCGCCGGCTCGCTGCCTGCTTCGGCAATATTCACCAGGATTCGCGGCAGATAAAACACGGCAGCCACCCAAGCCATCACGAACAGGACATGCAGGCTTTTGATCCACAAATAGGTCATGACGACTCGCACGAAAGAGGCACGTGCGAGATGGTACGTGGATTGGATGTTTGCGTCAGCGGTTGCGGCTACACGTCACATGGGATGTAGGTTGGGGTGCAAACCCCAACACCGTCATCCGGATCGACAGGGCGACGTTGGGGTTTGCACCCCAACCTACGTGCCATCCACCACCGGCTCCACCACTCCAGTCCCCACCACCCGCGCCATGATCAACTTGCCCGTCGCATCGTTACGCACGCGCACCAGCGCATCGTGATCGGCTTTCTGCATCACCGTGCCCATCGTGCTGATCTGGAACTGCGGCTGGCGCGACACGATCTGCACCACCTGCCCGCGACGCACGCCTTCGCCGTTTTTCAGAAAACGCATCTGTACCACCTGCCCTGCCCGCAATGGACGTTGCGCCGCACGGCCGGCAATGTCGTCGACCTTGAGCGTGGCATCGGGCAACAACACAATATCGGCATCGACCCGTTTCAAGTCGTTCTTGTCGATGGTCTTGCCGGCAGGTATCGCCGCAGCCACGGCAAGCGCCTTGGTATGCACAGCGGCGCGCACGGTATAGGTTTCAGCCGTGCCATCAGGGCAACGCGCAGAGAAGCGCAAACGGGACATCCGAGCGGTATCGACCGGCAACACTTTCAACGCCTGCCCGCATGACGGCGCGGGACGGCGATTAGGCAACACCACCACATCGACCCGCGCATCCGGCCACTGCTCCTGCTTGACCCGATCCGCCAGCCAATTGTGCGCCGCGCGTGACACGACGTCTTCCACCTCGCCCGCCAAGGCGCCATGCACCGGCAGGGCCAACAAGGCTGCCACGATCAGGGCAGGTATTGGATTCATAAACGCTCGATTCACGTAAGCATGCCGAACATGCTGCGCATTATGAAGTGCTCATCGCACTTGCAACGCTCAAGGTCTTTTTAGATTCCTAAGCAGCCCGCAAGCGTCCACCTACCATCGCCCTCGTTCGAAAACCGTACTGAGGAAGAGCCGCACGATGGGACTGAATATTGAACAAGCGCTGGGCGTCCATCCGGCCGCATTGAAGTTACGTGCGGAGCGCACCAAGATCCTTGCTTCCAACCTTGCCCACGACAGCACGCCGGGTTACCAAGCGCGCGACATCGACTTTCGCGCCAGCCTGCGCGATGCGATGAACGGCCAGTCGCAGGGCCTGAACTTCGATTCCGATCGTGTGATGTATCGCGTCGCCAACCGCGCCTCGCAGGACGGCAACACCGTGGAGCTTGGCGCGGAGCAAGCCGAGTTTGCGCAGAACGCCATCGATTTCCAGACCAGCCTGACCTTTCTCAATATGAAGTTGAAAGGTCTGGCCACGGCCATCAACGGGAACTCCTGATCATGAGTTTTAAAAGTATCGCCCAGATCGCAGGTTCCGCCATGAGCGCGCAAACCGTGCGCCTCAATACCGTGGCGAGCAATCTTGCCAACGCCGGCACCGCCGGCACGGAAGACAGCGCCTATCGCGCACGCAAACCGGTATTCGCTTCCGTTTTCGACGGTGCCGGTGCACGCGTGCAGGTGCTCGATGTGATCGACAGCAACGAGCCGCTCAACGCGCGGCATGAGCCTGGCCACCCGATGGCCGACGACAACGGCATGGTCTATTACTCGAACGT
The sequence above is a segment of the Dyella sp. M7H15-1 genome. Coding sequences within it:
- the rplT gene encoding 50S ribosomal protein L20 yields the protein MARVKRGVTARRRHKKIIGRAKGYYNARRKVFRVANQAVIKAGQYAYIGRKQKKRQFRALWIVRINAAARQFGLSYSRLINGLAKAGITVDRKVLADIAVHDIKAFGAIAEKAKASLAA
- a CDS encoding NAD-dependent epimerase — translated: MRILVTGSAGFVGAAFTQRLLARGDEVLGIDNHNDYYDPALKEARLALFASHPRYTHLRADLANAKAISQAFSDFQPQRVASLAAQAGVRYSLKNPQAYVQSNLVGFVNVLEACRHNKVEHLVYASSSSVYGANRKMPFAVEDAVDHPVSLYAASKKANELMAHTYSHLYNLPATGLRFFTVYGPWGRPDMSPILFADRIVRGEAIDVFNYGNHSRDFTYIDDIVEGVIRTLDHVVQPDPTYDPLQPNPGTSNAPYRVYNIGNDQPVQLMRFIELLEQNLGRTVEKRLLPMQPGDVPDTWADVSALRRDVGYAPNTSIEEGVAKFVQWYREYHQIAA
- the rpmI gene encoding 50S ribosomal protein L35, with amino-acid sequence MPKIKTNRAAAKRFRKTASGKFKAGHAFKSHILTKKSTKRKRNLRATNHVKACDTKGVARMLPYL
- the thrS gene encoding threonine--tRNA ligase, which gives rise to MIEITLPDGSKRPFDHPVTVQDVAASIGAGLAKATLAGKVDGTLVDASFPIKHDASLEVVTEKSPEALDILRHSTAHLLAQAVQRLFPGAQVTIGPVIDNGFYYDFAYERPFTPDDLIKIEAEMEKIVKEQLPVTRSVKSRDDAVTFFRDLGEEYKAEIIQSIPANEELSLYTQGEFTDLCRGPHVPNTGKLRAFKLMKVAGAYWRGDSNNAMLTRIYGTAWLNDKDLKAYLHQLEEAEKRDHRKIGKALDLFHQQEEAPGMVFWHPNGWAIWQAVEQYVRGVYRSSGYQEVRGPQIMDVSLWKKSGHWDNYQENMFFTESEKRTYALKPMNCPGHVQIYNTNLHSYRDLPIRYGEFGGCHRNEPSGALHGIMRVRAFTQDDGHIFCTEEQIESEVTAFHGQAMKVYADFGFDDIALKIALRPDKRIGSDDVWDRAEDALRAALHSAGVQWEELPGEGAFYGPKIEYHMKDSIGRAWQVGTMQVDFMMPERLGAEYVDERSQRRHPVMLHRAIVGSMERFIGILIEHHAGHLPAWLAPVQAQVFSITDAQVDYVREVAQALVDKGFRVKADLRNEKVGYKIREHTLQKVPYLLVVGDREKESGAVSVRTRSGEDLGSMSLASFIERLETETRR
- the flgC gene encoding flagellar basal body rod protein FlgC, whose protein sequence is MSFKSIAQIAGSAMSAQTVRLNTVASNLANAGTAGTEDSAYRARKPVFASVFDGAGARVQVLDVIDSNEPLNARHEPGHPMADDNGMVYYSNVSPVEEMTDMMAASRAFSTGLEVLARVNGMQQELLKMGQS
- the infC gene encoding translation initiation factor IF-3, encoding MATTETKGNRRNHEIRVPRVRVIGPDSEQLGILTRDEALRAAEEVGLDLVEIQPNGDPPVCRIMDYGKFKFEAQKKAQAAKKKQKQVEIKEVKFRPVTDVGDYQIKLRNMLRFLEEGDKVKVTIRFRGREMSHQDLGQDLAKRIQNDVGENGIIESFPRLEGRQMVMMIGPKKK
- the flgA gene encoding flagellar basal body P-ring formation chaperone FlgA: MNPIPALIVAALLALPVHGALAGEVEDVVSRAAHNWLADRVKQEQWPDARVDVVVLPNRRPAPSCGQALKVLPVDTARMSRLRFSARCPDGTAETYTVRAAVHTKALAVAAAIPAGKTIDKNDLKRVDADIVLLPDATLKVDDIAGRAAQRPLRAGQVVQMRFLKNGEGVRRGQVVQIVSRQPQFQISTMGTVMQKADHDALVRVRNDATGKLIMARVVGTGVVEPVVDGT
- a CDS encoding CopD family protein, whose translation is MTYLWIKSLHVLFVMAWVAAVFYLPRILVNIAEAGSEPAVKARLELMGLRLYRFGGMMFGVAFLFGLTLWLGSYMFPTILPHWRQLGWLHAKMALVAVLLVYYIWSGRMMKRSAKGGALPSARTLRLLNELPVLLLLGVIFLAVAKPF
- the flgB gene encoding flagellar basal body rod protein FlgB — its product is MGLNIEQALGVHPAALKLRAERTKILASNLAHDSTPGYQARDIDFRASLRDAMNGQSQGLNFDSDRVMYRVANRASQDGNTVELGAEQAEFAQNAIDFQTSLTFLNMKLKGLATAINGNS
- the pheS gene encoding phenylalanine--tRNA ligase subunit alpha, with amino-acid sequence MEDLDTRATQALADIDKTDTLDALDALRVSLLGKSGIVTAALKALGTLSPEERKTRGAEVNCLKERLNDALSARKQTLEQAEIDHRIASEKLDISMPGRDGERGGIHPITRALERIAAIFARLGYQRADGPEIEDDWHNFEALNFPPHHPARAMHDTFYFGDGRLLRTHTSPVQIRSMKGRQPPIRVIAPGKVYRSDSDQTHSPMFHQIEGLLVDETSSFADLKGTLAEFIRAFFERDFEMRFRPSYFPFTEPSAEVDICWTDPDKGGEDGSTRWLEVLGCGMVHPNVLKHCGIDPERYTGFAFGLGVERFAMLRYGVSDLRAFFENDLRFLKQFA